A window of Cryptomeria japonica chromosome 3, Sugi_1.0, whole genome shotgun sequence contains these coding sequences:
- the LOC131074695 gene encoding glucan endo-1,3-beta-glucosidase, with protein MGQMNVFLIACISILCFSIHGDAQKQRIGVNNGMSGTNLPSQEEVVALLKANNIGKYRIFKQEPSVFKAFANSGIELTVGVATDDLQRISSNQNEANKWVNENIKAHYPATNIKYIAVGNEVLGKTDKGQFLVGAMNNIQTALQNANLQGKIKVSTTHALTDIIGPFAPLNPSKGSFTAKVQSEMRSVLQFLAKNGSPFMANVYTYFTYDSNRDSYNIDNALFKPSAPANKNGDPTYTSLFIAMVDTVYSAMEGMSYPNIPIVVTESGWPSHGTGVKASIATIENARSYNSNLIKHVLSNKGTPKRPGKSMETFIFALFNEDLKGGDETEKHYGLFYANKSPVYPVNFTP; from the exons ATGGGGCAGATGAATGTTTTCCTGATTGCATGTATTTCAATCCTCTGCTTCTCCATCCATGGAG ATGCCCAGAAACAGAGGATTGGCGTTAACAATGGGATGTCAGGAACAAATTTGCCTTCGCAAGAGGAAGTGGTGGCGTTATTGAAAGCGAACAACATTGGGAAATATAGGATCTTCAAGCAAGAGCCGAGTGTTTTCAAGGCATTTGCGAATTCTGGGATCGAATTAACCGTGGGAGTCGCTACAGACGACTTGCAGAGGATCTCCTCCAACCAGAATGAAGCAAATAAATGGGTGAATGAGAATATCAAGGCCCATTATCCTGCTACCAATATCAAATACATTGCAGTGGGTAATGAGGTCTTGGGAAAGACTGATAAGGGCCAGTTTTTGGTTGGCGCGATGAACAACATCCAAACCGCGCTTCAGAATGCCAATCTGCAGGGCAAAATAAAGGTGTCCACGACCCACGCCCTCACCGACATAATCGGGCCATTCGCCCCTCTCAATCCTTCCAAAGGAAGTTTCACTGCTAAAGTGCAGAGCGAGATGAGGTCTGTTCTACAATTCCTGGCGAAGAATGGGTCTCCGTTCATGGCGAATGTGTACACGTATTTCACGTACGACAGCAACAGAGACTCTTACAACATAGATAACGCTCTGTTTAAACCCTCAGCTCCTGCTAACAAAAACGGAGATCCCACCTACACAAGTTTGTTCATTGCCATGGTTGACACCGTGTATTCTGCGATGGAAGGCATGAGTTATCCCAATATTCCCATTGTGGTTACCGAAAGCGGGTGGCCCTCTCATGGCACAGGGGTAAAGGCCTCCATTGCTACCATTGAGAATGCCCGGAGTTACAACAGTAATCTGATCAAGCATGTGCTGTCCAACAAAGGAACGCCAAAGAGGCCCGGAAAGAGCATGGAAACATTCATCTTTGCTCTTTTCAACGAGGACCTAAAGGGAGGGGATGAGACGGAGAAACACTATGGTCTCTTCTACGCTAACAAATCCCCTGTTTATCCTGTTAACTTTACCCCCTAA